ATATCGATATGCTGTAAAACCAGATAAAATATCTACTAAAAATAATATTACTACAGTTACAACAACTCCACTTGACAATAGCAAACAGTTATTTTTAATTATAGATAAAGAGGTTATGCTTGAATTTTTGATTCAATAATTATTTTTCACCTTTATTGTTTATATTGCAATAAATTGATTCATGAAAAAAACTTTATCTTTTCTTCTTTTACTTCTTTTCTTTAGTAATATTTCATTTTCTCAAGACTTAACTAAGGTTGATAAAATCATGTATTCTTATAATGGGATAACTTCTATCAAGGAACTATCTGAAAGAATAGATTATGATTTTAAAACTGATATAGAAAAAGTAAGGGCTATTTATACATGGATTGCTCTAAATATTGAGTATGATTATTTTCCTTCTAAACTATTAAAATCTCCTGAACTTTTTGTTTTTAACAATGATGGTGATTTAAAAAGAATAAAACAAAGAAAAATAAGGCAGGCGGCACAAAAAACATTTAAGACAAAAAAAGGGGTTTGCATAGGTTTTGCCTATCTCTTCCATAATATTTGTAACCTAATTAATATTAAAAGTGAATTAATTTATGGTTATACAAGAACTTCTGCTGATAGAATTGGGATAATTCCTGAGGAAAAAAATCATGTATGGAATGCCGTCAAAATAAATAATGAATGGATTCTAATGGATGTTACTTTTGGTTCTGGGTACTTATATAAAAATGTATGGCAAAGACATCTTAACTTAGAGTATTTTAATGTAAAAAGAAGTAAACTTAGGCTAACTCATTTTCCGGCTGATATTAAATGGCATACATTTTTAAACCAAAAACCTTTAAAAGAATTCTGTTATGCTCCTCTATACAAAAAAGGCTTTCAAAAAAACAAACTAGAAGTTTTAGCTCCTAAATCAGGTAAGATTGTTACAAGTAATAATAACAGAATTCATATAAAACTAAAAAAGACAGATAAAATAAAAGATGTAAAATATTTATTTTCTAGCAACTACAAAATACATAATGCACAGATTATTAACAAAGAAGCTTTCTCTTCAATTTATCTTAAACCTCCTAAAAAAAATACAACCTTACATATATATGTAAATAATGAACTATCATTAGAATATAAAGTTAAAGTTAATTAGCTTTCCTCCAAAAACTTTTATGATTGTGTTTTGAAACTTCCTCAATCACTTGTAGTAGTATTTCTTCATTAATTTCTTCTACTGAAGTATAACGAAGTGATTTTACCACCGTTCTCCCTTCTGAAACTAAAAAAGCATCAAAATCCTGTAAAATACCTTTTGCCCAAAAACCAACATCTACAAATCCTTTTTTATGGGATGCATTAATGTAGCACAACTGCTTACCATTCATATAATATACTGGTATTTTCCACTTATACTTTAGCTCTAAATTCTGAAAATTACTTTCTATTAATACTTGTAGATGCAGTAAAATAGACTTGAATGGTTCGGGTTGTTTGAGTATGTATTCTTCGGCTGGTTTCATCCCCAAATTTAAGAAACTTGGCGAATTTTCCTCAAAATATCTTCTAGTCCATTTAACTTTAACTCGTAAACTAGTTCTAACATGGTGCCCAACTTACCTTTAGGGAAGCCTTTATTTTTATACCAAACAATATAATATTCAGGAATTTCAATTAAATACGTTCCTTTATATTTACCAAAAGGCATTTTCATGTTTGCTGTGTCGATTAAAAACTGTTTGTCTGGTATCATCTTAAATAAAAAATCCCGCCGAAGCGGGAGTTATTAAATGTTATTCTTTTCCGTCTACGTAATCCTGCAAATATGCATAACGTTCGGTTAATTTACCAGTATTTGTTGTCATTTTTGCACGAGCTAAAATTCCGTCTTTATCATCATTATAAAATGCCGGAATTACATGCTCTAAAAACATTTCTCCAAAACCTTCACTAGCATCTTTTGGTAACTCACAAGGTAAATTGTCTACTGCCATTACCGTGATGGCTTTTTCGTCTTTAAAATCAATTTCTGATTCTGTTTCTGGGTTGTAGCCGTAAATAGGATCTGCAATTGTTGACGCACGAAGTGTTGTCGCTACTGGTCCATCAATATCACATGAAATATCTGCTACATACTTTATTCTAAACTCAGGGTGTTTTACATCTTCACGTGTAAATAAATACGGAGCTCCATCTCCATAAAAATGACCCGCTATAAAGAAATCAGTTTGTTTCGCATACGCCATAAAATTACTTTCGTAACCTGTTGGATCTTTATAAAATTCAAACTTATCACCTACTTTACCATCTTTTCGTTTTGCATACTCCATAACATCGGCTATACAATATACAGGTTCAGTAAACTCACTTGTTAAATATAAAGCATCGCTTACTTGCTTAATTTGTAAATGTTCTAAAATTTCTTGGGCTCCTTTAGCTACTTTTCCTGTTCCTGTTAGTAAAATTTTGATATTTGGTAAAGTAATTTTATCCAATTCAGCTTTTACAGCATCTAGATCGGGTAACGTTTCTACTTTGGGTAAATTGAACAATCCTTCACGTATGCCTAAGGCTCTAAAGCCATTGTAAGCTCCAACCAAACCAGCATAACGACCAAAACCAATTAAACGGGCTCCATTTTCTTTTACGATAGTTTCATGATCGAACATTTCAATGTTTTTCTCTAACATCGCTTTTAACAACTTTCGATTGTACGGTTGCTTCTTAATAGTATGACTGAAGAAAAAGTATTTTTTATTTGGAATTAAATTGTCAATAGGAACTTCTTTTACTCCTAATAACACATCACAATCAGAAACATCATTGGTTACTTCAAAACCTGCTTTTGTGTAAGCCTCATCAGAAAAAACTCGGATATCAGAACTTTCCACTACTATTTCTGCTTGAGGAAACTGTTCTTTAAACTCTTGCAATTTTTCTGGAGAAAACACAACTCTTCTATCAGGTGGATTTTTACGTTCTTTAATAATTCCGAATTTCATAATTGATCTTTGTATTAAAATTAAACAATTTTACATATAATGTTATAGTTTATAACAATTGCAGCGAAAATACTTGTTTTAAAATGATTGTACAAGTAGTATTTTTTTATATTTGCATCCTCTTGTTTCAGCAGTATTGTTTTATATTGCTGCCAAACGAAATTGCATAGAATTACAAAGATTATCTGGTATATTTTTTGCAAGGATACTTCTAGCATCTTTGACATATTGGGGACGACTGGTTTTGACAGCAAGATTAGTGAAAATGTAAGCATACCGAGGAGTGAAATGACAACTCGTTAAACTTATTTCAAACATTTAAACGGCGAAGATAACTACGCTTTAGCTGCTTAATCTGAATTAATAGTAAGATAGAGCCTCGGCACACAAGGTGCGCAAGCTAAATGTCCACGAAAAGCCTTGGTTTACGGCGTTTCACTTTTGGGCATCGTAAAAGTAAACATAGAGAACTTAGAACTTCGATAGGTTTTCGAAACTA
The nucleotide sequence above comes from Tenacibaculum singaporense. Encoded proteins:
- a CDS encoding NAD(P)-dependent oxidoreductase; amino-acid sequence: MKFGIIKERKNPPDRRVVFSPEKLQEFKEQFPQAEIVVESSDIRVFSDEAYTKAGFEVTNDVSDCDVLLGVKEVPIDNLIPNKKYFFFSHTIKKQPYNRKLLKAMLEKNIEMFDHETIVKENGARLIGFGRYAGLVGAYNGFRALGIREGLFNLPKVETLPDLDAVKAELDKITLPNIKILLTGTGKVAKGAQEILEHLQIKQVSDALYLTSEFTEPVYCIADVMEYAKRKDGKVGDKFEFYKDPTGYESNFMAYAKQTDFFIAGHFYGDGAPYLFTREDVKHPEFRIKYVADISCDIDGPVATTLRASTIADPIYGYNPETESEIDFKDEKAITVMAVDNLPCELPKDASEGFGEMFLEHVIPAFYNDDKDGILARAKMTTNTGKLTERYAYLQDYVDGKE
- a CDS encoding DUF1801 domain-containing protein produces the protein MKPAEEYILKQPEPFKSILLHLQVLIESNFQNLELKYKWKIPVYYMNGKQLCYINASHKKGFVDVGFWAKGILQDFDAFLVSEGRTVVKSLRYTSVEEINEEILLQVIEEVSKHNHKSFWRKAN
- a CDS encoding transglutaminase domain-containing protein produces the protein MKKTLSFLLLLLFFSNISFSQDLTKVDKIMYSYNGITSIKELSERIDYDFKTDIEKVRAIYTWIALNIEYDYFPSKLLKSPELFVFNNDGDLKRIKQRKIRQAAQKTFKTKKGVCIGFAYLFHNICNLINIKSELIYGYTRTSADRIGIIPEEKNHVWNAVKINNEWILMDVTFGSGYLYKNVWQRHLNLEYFNVKRSKLRLTHFPADIKWHTFLNQKPLKEFCYAPLYKKGFQKNKLEVLAPKSGKIVTSNNNRIHIKLKKTDKIKDVKYLFSSNYKIHNAQIINKEAFSSIYLKPPKKNTTLHIYVNNELSLEYKVKVN
- a CDS encoding DUF3820 family protein encodes the protein MIPDKQFLIDTANMKMPFGKYKGTYLIEIPEYYIVWYKNKGFPKGKLGTMLELVYELKLNGLEDILRKIRQVS